GGGTATGCCTTTTTAATTCCGTGAGCCCGGTAATTTTCATGTGGGTCAGGGAAAGATATTTCAGATGGTAAAGTGGAACGAGGCCGGAGAGGTTCGTCAGCGGATTTGAAATATTGGGATTTTGGGCCAGGGGGCCTGCAAACCGGAGGGTGTCTGCCTGGATCAGGAGAAGCATCAGTTCTTCGTCCCTTGGCGGTTCAATGGATGGGCCTTTTCCAAAGACAGCTTCATTATAGGCGAATTTCCATTGCATTTCCAGATCCTGCCACCATTTACGGGCGCGTAACAATTCTTCAGGAGCTGTTTTTACAATTATTTGCATAAGTATAATTTTGTTTGTTTTAAAATACGTTTGGCTGATCAAAAAATGATTACTCCTCTGCTACAGTAACAGAGGAGCAAATTCATTACGATTAATTTCTGGAAGGGAAAATTCCAACAAGGGCAATACTTACGTAAATACCCAGGTATGGGTTCCTGTTGTTGAAACCCTGACTACCGCCATTATTTCCAGAAGTAATGGCTCCGGCATTAAGGGTTGTACCTGCAGCATCTTCTGCAAATAACGTTCCACTGGAGCCCAGGAAATGACCGGCGCCGGATTCTTCGGCTGTGCCGCCTAGATTCATTACAGTGGCGTGGTTGTGTGAAGGCATATTGGCCACCGAAAGGGTTACCGTTTCAACCCCTCCTTTTGCTCCCCATCTGATATCACTCAACCCGGGGCCATGACCTGCATGCACGATCGAACGACCTCTGAGTTCGGGTAATCCGAAGGTGGAACGTCCGTCACCTCCGAAAGTGGTGCCCAAAAGAGAAAACAAGGCTGTGTTTTGGGCGATGGAGAGTATTTGCCCGTCGCAAAATGCCCATCCACGCGGTGGGAAATTAAAGCCAAAGGCCTGAATTTGACCAATAAAAGGATCCATAATTATATAGGTTTAAGTAGTAAAAAAATAAAATGAATGTTGCTTAATCTTTGCTCATGATTTTTTTGGGGTCAGGTTCTTGCCGGGTAAATTCCCTGTAAGGCAATGATATAATGGATACATTGGAAGGGCGGCATATGGTCAACGGGCTGGTTTTTTCCGGACGATTCGGTAGACACTTCTTCAAATACTTTGGACGATATTTTTCCCGACTGGCTGTCTGCCCATAAATTTGCGCTTTGCCGGGTAATCAGCACCGAGGCCGTAAAACTCATTTCCGCTTCTTCATAGACAATTGGAATATCCATGGTGGAAGAAACCGCATGGGAATGTACCGGCAATTGATCCTGCCGGATGACTATTGTTTCTGTGCCCCCTGTCTCACCAAGAGTTCTTTTTGTCAGGCCCACTCCTGAACCCGGATGTACCGGGACTCTTCCCCGGAGATCCGGAAGCCCGAAGGTAGTGGTTCCGTTGCCCCCGAAGTTTGTACCCAGTATGGAGTACAGGGCTGCATTCACCTCAATAGACAACAACTGACCATTGCAGAACGACCAGCCTTTGGGTGCAAAATTGCCGGCAAAGAGGATGATTTCTCCAATAAATGGTTCCATAAGCGTTGTTTTGGTTTTGAAGTAAAAAGCCCGTATTTTGTGGCAATCCGGAGCGGATTTTTATGATCCTCAAAAGAGCTGAAATCGAGGTCAAAAACATTTTTTTTGATTTCCGCCGCAGTATACCTGAGTGAAACCAGCCAAGGGGTAATGGCACCGGCTGAAGTGCCTGCCACGTTTTCAATTTTGTCAAGCATTTTAAGATTATCCAAAACCTCAAGTGCTCCTACGTAAGCAATTCCTTTAACGCCTCCCCCTTCCAGGATGAGATTGGTAATAGGTAAATGGGTGTTTGACATTTATAGTTCTCGGTTTTATTATAATGTTCCAATTAACACTACATGCAAACTTATACTTAATTACCTTCGGGCGAACCCGTATAAATACCTGTTTTGGGAAAAAATCACCCGGGTAATGGGTATTTGGGCTGTGAAAAATTTAAAAATATGGGTTGTTTTTGTCGAAAATTCGGATGCTTTACATTTTTTCAGACAAAAATTTGTAGGTTTAGGGTTTAGAATCGAATGTCTTTAAATATTCTAATTGTCATTTTAAAACACCTAATCAAAATGAAAAATCTAACCATTCGCCTTGTATTCTTTTGCATGGTCATGTTGGTTTATGCATGTAACCAGGGGGAGCAATCCGCCGAAAAATCCAATCTCCCTTCCGAAAAGGAGTCTGGTCTGACTGAAAATCAAAAGACATTCAGGAGTTCAACAATGGATACCATTTCATTAGATACTTT
This sequence is a window from Lewinellaceae bacterium. Protein-coding genes within it:
- a CDS encoding phage tail protein, giving the protein MDPFIGQIQAFGFNFPPRGWAFCDGQILSIAQNTALFSLLGTTFGGDGRSTFGLPELRGRSIVHAGHGPGLSDIRWGAKGGVETVTLSVANMPSHNHATVMNLGGTAEESGAGHFLGSSGTLFAEDAAGTTLNAGAITSGNNGGSQGFNNRNPYLGIYVSIALVGIFPSRN
- a CDS encoding phage tail protein, with product MEPFIGEIILFAGNFAPKGWSFCNGQLLSIEVNAALYSILGTNFGGNGTTTFGLPDLRGRVPVHPGSGVGLTKRTLGETGGTETIVIRQDQLPVHSHAVSSTMDIPIVYEEAEMSFTASVLITRQSANLWADSQSGKISSKVFEEVSTESSGKNQPVDHMPPFQCIHYIIALQGIYPART
- a CDS encoding patatin-like phospholipase family protein, whose protein sequence is MSNTHLPITNLILEGGGVKGIAYVGALEVLDNLKMLDKIENVAGTSAGAITPWLVSLRYTAAEIKKNVFDLDFSSFEDHKNPLRIATKYGLFTSKPKQRLWNHLLEKSSSLPAILHPKAGRSAMVSCCLLR